The Pungitius pungitius chromosome 4, fPunPun2.1, whole genome shotgun sequence nucleotide sequence GGGGGGGTAATTTTAGGATTAAACTGTCGCACATTTCGCTCATTTGCATTTGTGTTGAACAGGTTGCTGCGGCTCTACTCGCTCAGCATTTGTGCGTGGCCAGGGGCTTTGTTGTGACCGCCGGGGGTTTTCTCTGTGCAGGGTGCTGCTCAGGGTCAGAATGCTCTACTATCTGAAACAAGAGGTGATAGGAAGCCAGGCCCAGAGGGTGCTGGACGGCGTGGACTCCAGGTGAGCTGCACTTAGCTCGCCGTACATTCACTTGCTGCCATATGCTTTCATCCTCGTTTGCTGAGAACTCCTTTTGAAGCCCATTCACTCTATTTAACAAACGTAATTCAGTAGATGTTACCCGACACTCCGGTGTGGGGTTTTATAACTCCAGACCTGCTCAGATAATGGAATAGTTTGGTAGGATGGATTCATGGTCATTAGGATATGGTATCAACCTGTTGAAGGAAGAAACCGCCTAACAGCTAAATGAATTAGACGGTTGCAGAGCTCCATCTGCTGGTGAAATATGggcagtttttttgtttggttttatacagatttttttaaatgtcaaaggaGGAACCAAGGAAATGTACATAATTGGTacatttgatttgttgtttCACAATCACTTCACGTTAGTTCTGTTTAGAGAATAAATCAGTAAATTGATGTGATCAATAAAGTTCACCCACATGATATCTGTCTAAATGGCTCTGTCTTCCTCTTTAGTGAGATTAAGATCTGGGTGCCAGACCCAGACCATTCGGAGCTGCCAGTCTTGTGGTGGGACGCCATATGTGACAAGTGTCTGCTGCTGGGTGTCTATAAGCATGGTGAGAAACTTCAGCCTCTGCTACGACTCTATTATGTTTTCCAAAAGCTAGTCCTAATTACAAATGTTAGCTCCTGAGTTAAAATGAAACTATAAAACTATTCTGGATTATAATCCTCAAAACCTATTTGGTCCCTTTACAGAAGAGGCACTTATAAAACAAGTTACCATATAACAAGCAAATGATTCTAAATAGGATTATTGTTTTTACGTTAGAATTTTGGGCTTCACTGTCCATATGTTTTCCTTTGATAGCATTTGATTGTGTGAATATCCTGCAGCTTGTGCATATTGCCTGGCAACTATCTTAAGAGTTTCCCCGTGCTAACTGGTTTGTATTTGCTTCCCGTCCTGTGCCCTCCAAGGTTATGAGAAGTACAACACGGTGCGTGCAGACCCCACCCTGTGCTTTCTAGATCGCGCGGGGCGACCGGACGAGAAGGCCATCGCCGCCGAGCAGAGGGGCAACGATTTCATGGATGGGTCAGTACAGGCTTCATGTGGaccttttttgttcttgtgcctgacttgagagaaagaaagacacgTCTCAGCTTGGTTATTAATTGTAAAGctttatacgtgtgtgtgtgtgtgtgcagggatgTGGACGACCCAGAGTACAAGCCTGCTCCAGCTCTGCTGAAGGACGATATGGAGGTGAGAATAGTTGAAGGAACTATTCATCTCTGCTCATATGTGACTTATGATGAAATCTATCACTGTCTAACAAACACTTTCTTCTTGATGCAGGATGATGCCTCTTCTCCTGGAGACCTGGTTATCACGGACAACGCCGGAGGTGAGAATTAGATGCTTGTAATCCACAGTGGATTATCTTTACTGtgctcattttaaatataagCTTCCCACAGATGGCGGAAAGCTGAAAAGTTGTACATTTAGAAGTTAGGAGGTATGAAAAACTGACATTCTTGGAGtttgaatgttatttttttgctgtgCATTGTTGCGATTTCAGACGCAGTTCCAGTGACAGGAGGTGAAACGTCCTATTGGCCTTCCCCCTCGGTGCTGACAGCCAGGCTGAGGCGACTGATCACGGCCTCACAGCGCTACACCAAGAGCCGGCAGATCCTCCAGATCCACCAGATCCACCAGACTCAGACTCCGTCTCCGTCGACCGCGATGCTGTCCGCGCCACTCTGCCCGCTGCCCCCCTCGCTCAACGACACCCTGAACCCCAAGATGGTGGCCAAGATCGAACGGCAGCAAAGGTCAGAACGCAGAGATGATGACGTCGGAGAGATAAAAACGCATGTTAAAGATTAAGCGCTAAAGCTCAAAGATGGAAGTTGTTTCTACCGGGtgcttcttcctcatcttccgCAGATGGACGAGGCGAGAAGAGGCTGACTTCTACCGCGTGGTCTCCACTTTTGGCGTCGTCTTCGACCCTAACCTTGCCCGGTTCGACTGGACCAAGTTCAGGGCCATGGCTCGGCTGCACAAAAAGACCGACGAGAGCCTGCAGAAATACCTGTGCGCTTTTACCGCCATGTGCCGACGGGTGTGTCGCCTACCACCCAAAGAGGGAGGTCAGAAAGCAACTTTTTTTCAGTCTTTATCTATAAACGTTATACTACTCCACACTAAGTGAGGCAGTGTGGATCGCTGTCGTATTTCGCTTTAAGCAGTCGCCACAAATGAATAGACGAACGAAATGCAGATACGGAGCAAGGGTCGTGTGTCAGTCAACCAATAGCTGGTTGGTAAATGaggatttattatatatttgagCAACCAACGTTGTAAATGGTCTGATTTTTGAAGAGAGAGGTCAGTAGCACCTTGATAAACAAGCTCGCTCAGCATTTTCTGAGGCAGGTAGGCTGATAAGGTTAATGATTTGCAGAAAGACAAACAGTGCAAGGGTGTTTGGCCTGTAACAGTAGAGCAGCGTATCTctcctctcactcactcactcgctcgctcgctcgctcgcacCTGTTTTTTCTCCAGACTCCTCGGTGGATCCATCTCTGACCATCCAGCCCATCACGGAGGAGCGAGCGTCTCGCACCCTCTACAGAGTGGAGCTGCTCCGCCAGGTGAGGGAGCAGGTCCTCTGCCACCAGTTACTCTACGAGCGCCTGCCGCTGTGCCAGATGAGCTCGGACCTGCCCGTGTGGTGGGAGGCCGGCACCCACGACCGAGACCTGCTGATCGGAGCCGCCAAGCACGGCGTCAGCCGCACAGACTACCACATCCTGAGAGACCCCGAGCTCAGCTTCATGGCTGCCCAACGCAACTACAGCCAGACCAAGGCGGCGCAGCAGCAGTCGCGCACGTCCACCCCGCTTCTACACCCTCAGTGCCCGGCCCCCAGCTCGGTGCCGACGGCCTCtccgctgccgccgctgccgccaccGCCGTCGTCGTCTGCCCAGAGGGAGGCGGAGCCCAGCGGGGTTGTGCCCAAGGTGGAGCCAGCctcggagggggaggagggcagggagAAGCAGGGGGAGAGCTGgagccctcctcctccggcgCCGGCTACTCCCACGGGGCTGGAGGAGAAGCCGCTGACCGACGCTAGTGACAAGGAGAGGCAGATGGTGGCGGCCCGGACGAAGCCGCTCACACCCAACTCCTCTGAGAGGAAACCCAAGAAGGCCAGAAAGAGGAGCCGCAGAGAGGCCAAGCGGGGCTCGGAGTCCGACTCGGGGGGCTCCTCCTCGAGCTCCTCGtcgcgctcctcttcctcttcgtcgtcctcctcttcttcctcgtcgCATTCcgggtccagctcctcctcctcttcgtcgtcttgctcctctggctcctcctcgtcgtcgtcatcctcctcatcttctgACAGCGAaagtgagggagaggaagggaagaagaaaggTGAGTGCCTCGAACCCGAAGATATATTTCAATAATTTACTGACCActtaaatggtgtaaataaaaTATTCCATCTGCATAATTAACGACCAGACAGGAAGAAAATGTGTCCGCAAAAAGTCCTCTTCCTCAGCTGGCAGCGTGATTCTAATGTCCGTCTCTGTGTCGCTCCCAGTGCCTGCAGCAACCATCGTTAAGGGCTACGACGAGGACAGCGTGGCGTCTCTGAGCACCACGCAGGATGAGGCCCCAGACACCCATGTGGCCGAGAACGGCATCACCAACAGCTCCTCGCATCCTTTCCAGGGGGGAGGATACATGCTCGCTGCGTCCTACTGGCCAAAGGTGAACCTGCTGCTCGTGTTTTGTGTCCAGCCACTGTGGTGAGGCAGAGATGCAAATGCGACATGGGATCAGGTGTTTGGCTAAGAGGGGGAATATTAGTCATAAAGTCTGTGCTAAAACTGAATACGTCACGGCGTGTGTTTTAATAAGGAAGGGGGGTTTTTCACGGAGTCTCCAGCGCGCTGACTGTCTGTGCTGTCCGTCTTAGGATCGCGTGATCATCAACCGCCTGGACAGCATCTGCCAGGTAGTGCTGAAGGGCAAGTGGCCCGGAACACGTCGGGTCTACGAGCCTGGCGGCGCAGTGGCCTCCTTCTACACCACCAAGCTGCTGGACCACGCCAACAGCCTGTGCGAGGACCCCTCTGCCTCaccacaggggtcaaaggtgaccaAGCATGTTGCAGAAAACAAGGAGTTCTCAGTAAAACTCAACGATGTATGTTGatttctcccttcctcccctcctccctctgcttcgCCCTAATCGTAGGACCCTACCACTCCCGCTGCCATGACCGGTGCTAGCTGCCGTGTTCAGCATGTTTTGctggttttctttcttctttcctttgggTATGATTAGTGGTTTTTGACTGCCTGGCAGGAGGAGAGATTAACTAAATGGCATCCTTCCGCTCTTTTCCCACACACTCAGTCTGAATTGGGCTCCGAGGCTGTGATTACATGAGCACAAATCGCTGTCACGAGAATATGATACGGTTCAGTTTGAAGCCTCCCTAGACTGAAGGGGTCTTGCTTATAATCTGATTGAAATGGAGACCTTGGCTGTGGGTGTTCTCTAATATTCTTCAAGGCTATTAACACTGCAGCCTTCTGACTTGCTTCCATTCATATTCCTCACTTTTCCGTTGCTTTCTGTGAAGGATTATTTCCCCAAATTATCTGTTTTGTGCCATCGCAGAATTGCCGTTGGTTACCCATTAGTCTTTAAATGCTGAGAGCAGCTATTTCTTTGGCATGGCTTCCTACTGCAGTTCAAACTGTGGATACCCTCTGTGGATACCCACTAGTCCCATTAGCCACTACCCACTGTATTTATGTTTCCCAAACCTACTCACCAGGAAATACatggaaacattttctttagTTGCAAGACATGTTCACTTCAATTATtacacaaattaaaaatgtaaatacccACCAGTAGAGAGATATAAATAAGACTAATTTACTTAATCATCCTTAAAACACTGAGCAGACGAGAGAAAACAGAAGACTGACCATCAATCTTCTGAGGTGAATCCAGcactttgtttgtctgtgtgtacagCAGGAAGGAGGTCTGAAGTTGACCTTCCAGAAACAAGGTCTACCTCTGAAGAGGcccctggaggtggaggagggaccCCAGGCCCAGCAGCAGTACCTGGCGCGGCTACATGAGCTGCAGAGCGCCTCGGACACGGGCCTGGCTGACATCACCAAGCCTCAGTGCAGCTTCCAGACGGGTGCGTTTATTTGAAATACAGCCATTCCCATTAAGACCTGTGCATATAGCGCGTGTTGAGAGGCCTGGTCCATCCTGTTTTACTTTTTGCTACCACTAGATGGCGACAAATTCTAGTTTCTGTGACTTTGAAGGCTGCTCAGACACTCTCCATCTTCTTAAGGCCTGCAGGCTTTGAGTACAAAATTATGTTTGGTCCAAATGATATTATCTGCCTTCTTCATAACTGTATCTAGAGATGAAAGGTGCCTTATGTTTAAGGCCAATGCCTCTTAATGCTTCATCATTTCCCTAGTTTAATTAGGTTAAGCTTGACGCAGTAGCTCACGGCTAACAAGGTGCTTCCTATGCAGTGCCTCCGGGTCTTACTGGTCAGATGAGGCTGAACGGAGTGCTTGATGGTCAGCCAGCGGTGAAGAggcggaggggaaggaggaagaaTGTTGAGGGGATGGACCTGCTCTCCATGAACAGGAGTACAGCCCCTTCTGCTCCTGAACAGGTAAGCGGTTATCTCCGTAGCTTGTGTGCCGTTCTACAGCATGGTACCACACAGCAAAGTGATTTGCCAAATCTTGTTAAAATGCATGAATAATTATACATTCATTGTATGCCCCTGTGTGCTGTACATgttgaacttaaaaaaaacccactgttTTGTGGTCAGGTGCCTCCGGGGTGGGGCGGTATTGGCCAGGTGGGCGCGGCCTCTGCTTCTGTGCCAGGCTTCAGCCAGAGCTCCGCTCAGGCCCCCTCGGACACCGACAGCAGGGTCCCCGTCATCAACCTCAAAGACGGCACCAGGCTCGCCGGCGATGACGCTCCCAGGAGGAAAGACCTTGAACAGTGGCTGACCGAGCACCCTGGCTTTGTGGCGGACACGGGAGCTTTCATCCCTGTGAGTTATTGTTTTCCCCCGTGGCATAGTTGTACGATATGGAAACATAAAAACGCGTTCGAAGAAGGTTAAAATGTAAGATTTCATGGAACATATGCGATTGCTCTGTTTGACATTTTCACCGTTTTTATGTCCAGGATGTAAATAAGATGCAAATGCAGTTCCACTTCCAGGACGGGCGCCCTAAGCAAAAGAGGCACCGCTGCAGGAACCCAAACAAGATTGATGTGAACAGTCTGACCGGAGAAGAAAGGGTTCAGATCATCAACCGTCGAAACGCCCGCAAGGTGTGTTATGTGTGGTTATTGTACGAGAGCGTACTGAAACAAACTAAAGCACTTGATGTCATAATCACTATGCATGTCATTAATGGCCAATAATTACATGTTACATTGCTGTAGTGGTATTTAGATGCCTTTTTTAAACtatagtctctttttttttttaaagaaagtgatGTTTGAGTGTTTGGTCAGGGTGCCCTTTACTAATTGTAAAACGTGTATCTGGCCTCTTGTTCACTTTGGGTCATGTTGTCTGCATTCCTGCTTGTAGGTTGGTGGAGCCTTTGCTCCTCCTCTGAAGGAACTGTGTCGGTTCCTTCAGGAGAACCCCGAGTACGGCGTCCCACCCGAATGGGCCGACGTGGTCAAACAGTCGGTGAGTCGCGGCATCAAAACGTTCACCAGAACCGTTTGCATCAAGCAACGTTTTGGCCGTTTATCAGTGACTCCTAGCCGGAGGTAACACAACTTGCACCGCAACAGCGGCTGTTTCAGGGAGGGGGATTTTGAAGTCGTGGCGTAGCTAATCACAAACCACCAGCGAATATGTGTGCGTTAACCCCACTGCTGACCATGCGTGTACCTCCCATGTTGTCTCCAGGGTTACCTTCCAGAGAGCATGTTTGACAGAATCCTGACGGGACCCATCGTTCCCGAGGAGGTGAGCCGGCGTGGGCGTCGACCTAAGAACCCGCTGGCCAAGGCCGGGACGGCTGCAGCGGCAGCCGCCGCGGCCGCTCCCAGCCAGGCGGCCTCCGCCCTCGGCCTGAACCCGCTGCTGAGCAACGGCCTCCTCTCTGGAATGGACCTGAGCAGCCTGCAGGCCTTCCAGCAGAACCTCCAGAGCTTACAGTCCCTGCAGCTCACCGCGGGCCTGATGGGGCTGCCGTCCGACGCCAGCAACCTGGCCGCCAGTAACCTGGCCGCCATGTTTCCCATGATGCTGTCCGGCATGGCCGGCTTGCCCAACCTGCTCGGCATGAGCAGCTTGCATGGGAAGCCGGCGCAGGAGGGCACGGGAAGCTCCGAGGAGAAGGCGAAGGGAACCGCCAGCGGCGCACCGGCGGAGCCGTCTGCCTCTAAGGCCCCCGCTCACACCTCAGACACCAAAGGAGAAAGGACAGAGGGGTCCAACACGACCCCTTCCTCCACttccagctcctcttcctctaccACCGCCCCACAAAGTGCTTCAGCCGCCTCCGCGGCCTCCAGTCAGCCGCTGTCCCTTAACCCCTTGTTACTCTCCAGTATGCTTTACCCAGGGATGCTTCTCACTCCAGGCCTTAACCCTCCCGCGTCCGCCGCGCGGCCACAGAGCTCAAACAGTGACCCCGACCTCGCTCCTGCACGCCCGCCTCCGCCCGCAGCCTCCCGGTCATCGACGCAGGGGATGGAGCGGCTAGCggcagagagggaagaggaggaggaggaggacgacgacgacgaagaaGAGGACTCGGTAGAACAAAAGGAGAACAGTGGTCCTGAGTGTTCGGGTAAAGCGGAGTCATCTTCATCAGAGTCTGGGGGCTCTTCTTCATCAGATGATTCAGACTCTAGTGATTAGGAGTGAAcctataaatatattattataaatttATTTATGTATCGCCTAGAAATGTAAACATATATTCACATATATATGGATTTTCCAGCACTTATGTTACGATTTCTTTACATGTAAATACAAGAACTAACTAAAATGTTGTGTAATAAAGACTACAAAAACcttacaaaaacaagaaaaactgactaaaaaataactgaaataaaattTCAGTGTTTGTTCACAAGGTACAGTCTTGTTTTGAGACATTTTGCATGTCAGACTTTAGTAGATTTCTGAACTCTGTGAACCACGATTATGTACAATTGCAACAAAAAACGGCATTATTGTAATTATGTCAGGatttaattttattaaaaaagtgAAACTACATCAACGTGCTCGCTGAGCTGtactattaatatatatatattttgatcgTTGGGGGCCGAGGGAGGGATTCTCTTGTAAATAGGCGGTACTTCGTACAGGTGCGTTGACACTTATGCTTTGCAGATCATACGTCGGATATGTCAGCAATAACTTGGGCAGCTAATGAATGTCACTGAAGCTGTAGATTCACTGTCTGCCGCGTTCCACGCCAGTGCACGCCGCATGCTTTGCAGATCATACGTCGGATATGTCAGCAATAACTTGGGCAGCTAATGAATGTCACTGAAGCTGTAGATTCACTGTCTGCCGCGTTCCACGCCAGTGCACGCCGCCTCCCTGACCGCGCACATCACATCTCGTCCAGGTCCTTTCTGCATCAGGAATTCTCTCTAAAGCTCCCACTTTACCACCGCTTTGATTCACGGGGAGTGTgagttattttaaattcttcattgaaacacacacaaacttaaaTCCGTCAAAATGGATTTCAAAGAAGTTTTCTccagttttttctttcttttaaaggtTAAGTTGTTCACATCGATTTCTAAGAAAAACTCACCATAACCTTACAAACATGTCCCAACATGTCCAAGGCGCACTTTAGCTGTTCTCAGTCGCTCGTACTGCTCATCTGTTGGTTTGGACGGCATAggaagaaaataactttttactgtgtgccaaaaactgccctttgaCCCTTTTTATGAGGTTCCGGACTCAGTTTTGTGGTTTCCGTGTGGACGAGTAAATTCAGGATCAGCGATGAGGTGGATATTATTTCGACAACAATATTATTAAACTGCGTCTTACCTCAAATGTTTTGGGTGGGCTGGCTTCATTGTTCAGATGTACCCGTGTATTCTggctgtccatgtgtgtgtaacGTCCTCGTCTCTGCTGTCagaagcctctttttttttattttcactttactgAGAGCTTCCACTGTGTTTTTTCtggctgcccccccacccccccctcctcccccctctctgtctcacctGGCGTCTCCTGCTTCCATAGCATTCCAGTCTGAATGTTGTGTATTTAtgaaggggggagaggggggggggggagccttgCAAAACTATGACCAGTAGAAAgctactactaccaccaccaaGTGTTGTCCACCTTCAAGCATTTCTTTGGATTCTGTGCTGCACGAGCGCCTGTCGACCAAAGTCTTACACAACACACATGGCACAAGCACAGAAATGGTTGAAACCCCTTCGCCAAGATTGTAGTCATCGTTGTATTATTACAtagtattatgtttttttttacacagtgcCAGGCGGGTTTGCTTCAGAaagggctaaaaaaaaaaaaaaaaaaagaaatagcagtCTGTGTTGCTGGGAGTTTGCagcgtggttgtgtgcgttTCGCTTTGTCTCTCGACTCTTATTCTGCTGATGAGTGGAGCTTCAGAAGTGCCCTTATCCTGTCCCTCGCGCTCTCGTCCAACCGCTGTCCCGACAGACGGAGCTTTGTGTTGTGTCGTCTCCTCTCTGGCGTCGGCTCTAACCGGGATGCACGTAAACACTGGAGTTCGCTCAAGCTGAagtaccttttttcttttttccttcttctctccagCTCAAACAGTGCTTGCTTTTTTAGGACTGCTTCTTCCACAGTGCGCTGTTGCACCCAGGCGGTTTTGAGACGATTGGTCTGGACCCGGTAGGACGGGGGGGCTCCCCGCTGGATGAACGCGGCGGCCCTCTTTTAGTTCAGTATCGCTTGTAGCATTGCTCTGTAGTGGCACCAGAGGCCTCGCAGTCTGACCACGAGGACTGAAGACCCTTACTGATTTCAAGCGTTGCTTTGAAGTGATTTCCTTGTACGCCTGTCGTTTATGTGTATATAGGTAcgtagatatctatatatatcacGTCATGGGTTTTGCTTGCAATGcaatcacttttctttctttctttttggacCGTACGAGTATTTTTCTACGTCCGAGCAATGAACGTAAAACATGCCGTCGTTTTTGTACAGCTGCACCTGCGCTGACTTCTAACTCGTAGTGCCCTTACGCGAACtcctgctgtggggggggggcggtttgatCCAACGACTTTCGCTACTCTTTGttgcggtggtgggggggactgatgaccccccccccccccaaccctgctGAGCCTCTTTAGCACAAAAGTGGAGGGGCTGGGGTTTAACTGGTAGACATACGGCCCGGCCTcgttggatttttattttgcctGTCCTGtcttttgggtttgtttctAGGTCGTACCGCACAAGGACTCCCAAAGCGCCGCCGGTGCTCCAGAGGCAGCGTTGCATCCGCGTTAAACACGAGTAAACAATGACCAATATGCAAGAGGAACGACAAAACACACTACTGCTGCACAGGGAGGGGGTTCTTTTCCTTTGTGTTCATACATGTAATCACCGAGATGACAAAACTAGCATCATTGGATCTGTATTTTTGATTTAAGCTTGATAATACCCTAATATCCTggtcagttgtgtttttttttgtgtgtgttttttttcattggacAGTTGTAATATTTGAAGTTGTGGTCTGTGAAGTCAAAATAATTCTTTATGTAGTGCAGGAAAATGCGTCTTAAAAGTCATTTGTAATTTATTGGATTACTTTCTATGAAGTTCTATAGAGGAGATTTGaggtttaattattttttattaaacatattCTTCTGACTATCAATTGGGTGTGCCTTTGCCTGTTGCTTTGTCTGGGGCCTTACTCAACAAATCATCAGTGTCAGGGACTTCATCGCACTTATTATCACACGCTGTCACTGTGTTTTACTTCCATTTGCTTTCCACGCTGTTACTCGGAGGCAGATTAGGTGGAGGCGTTCAGAACAACACCTTTTCTCGTGAGCCTGGATGAAAGCACTTGTTCGATTTTCCGCGCAGACAACGCTCCGGTGACAGAAATCCAAATGGAGCTTGCTTATGTCGAGGTAGTTTAAAACGTATTTAGTATGTTTAGTTTAAATCCTCTTAGCAAAGTGCTACTCTTCCTAATCAGGAAAGCAAAAAGGAGCGCCGAGTTATCTCTGTGCCGAATATAGATAAATCCGGTTATTGCTTGATTTTTCCcaacatgacattacatttggtggtcaaatgtttttttttccaaattctCTTAACCAACCCCACATGCTTTTGTTGCATCATCTTCGCTGCAGCAAAGTGTTGGCAGGACTCCCCCTGCGCAGTgagtcctcctgtcctcctctcgGTGGCGCTCAGCGGCCTTGAATCGGTCTCTTCTACAACCGTTCATTGCTCATCATAGCAACCAGACCCCAATGACAAGTCGAGGCAGGTCTGAGGGAAGCCAATGATCTCAACTTCCTCAAACCTCCTTTCAGCAGTAGTTTGTCTGCTGTGGACCACGCTGCGACCCACTCTTCCACCGGCAGCCGGACGCAGGAGGAGTAAAAGGGGACATTTCTACTGGCTTCAACCGGAACAACTTACAGGAGGGACTGGTAAGTGACCTTCATTGGCACGGCTGGCGCGTGGCATTGAAACTGACAAGTAATATGTAACTCATTATTACCTTCGGTAAGAGTTGTAAGTAAATACGACAGCACGGACTGACCATCTGCACTAAGTGACTACTTTTAAATATAAGATAAACTGCAGGCAGGACATAATGCACCAAGATTAAGGTTGTAATCATAATAGCAAAACGTTGTTAGCGTGTGTCTAAAGTGAAAGTAAGGCCTGTCAGTGAAGAAAACAGGAAATGGGTGTAACCCATAAAACAAGGCTACAGATTGTGCATTCCTCGGAGCGTAAATTAATTCCTATTTTATTACATAGTTCCCggggaaataaaaacaccaaacgAACACAAAGTGTTGTCTGACATGATCGGGAATGCTAGTTGTTCTACATACTATAACAATCgttaacaataaaaaagaatcCTACATTCAACTGCTCACAATAAGGCATGTGGATTATTTTGAGAAACCGGATTATTATTTTGAAGTGGATTTTGTAGGCCCTTTAACCAGACGTATCTACAGCCAATATCTCCCAAACTAGGCCCCTCGTAGCCAAACAATGTAGATTATTAAATAGCAGTAGAGGTGAGATCAAATTTAAattattaagtttttttttagtaagGGTGAATCTTTTCTTTAAAACGTGATGAAGAATAGCAACAAAATGGTCCGTGTGACTTTAGAAAACAGgtattttctgtgtttgagtTCAGTTTTATCCCAAATATTTCTTTACTAATCAGGACATCAGTAATAAGACAGGCTGTAACATTGTACTGTTGTGAGTATCTATGTGTATGAGTAGTCGTACCGCTTTCAAATGTCTTCTACATCTTTCATTTTTGCCATTCATAATCTGGTGAATGGATTGCTGAGTCGTTAGCATAAGTTAGCTTCTAGCTAGCTATCAAAAGACAGTGGATATTTTGTGTCGCTCCTGTCTCTCCCTTTACATTTACATCTCACTCGTCCCCTTTGAAGCAGGCCCATACAGAGTTAGACACATGACAAATTTTacaaaaaatttttttaaacttgtataAAAGTCTTGCGTGAAGTGATCCTCCATTAAAAACCACATGTTGGTTAAAACAAATTAGTCACCCGAATAATAAACCGAATATGTGGGAGTGATGAGAGTCTCCGGCCGGACAGAGGATGGTAAGAAGAAAACACCGTTGAACTGCAATAGGATTGTTAAAATGAGGTCTTTTAGGAGAGGAGAAGGTTGAGTTCAATTTAAAAGTATACCAACAGGCCTAAAACACAGTCAAAGCTAAGCGGCGGTGTTGGAGATATCACCTCTGATACAGCCCAGAACAACAGT carries:
- the chd9 gene encoding chromodomain-helicase-DNA-binding protein 9 isoform X6 → MSTVKRPRGRPRKNTNGPVSQVRVLSPPVKSTSSSSSSSPSSSSSSSEKRTPRRTHHQMELATQDKQEKANRIISEAIAKARQRGEKNIPRVMSPESFPSSSSQHKHRKREHKRGSGKARPKEKASRKACIVPSSKPNRKAKIGKIVIKIGKRKKRKPESSEDSDDAPHPRHAAKDDDSKRRSNRQVKRKKYAEELEARLSDDEVKVIVKAKKTNAAAASKSAVQLFVENPSEEDAAVVDKIMSSRIIKNEVSPGVVVEGEEFFVKYKNYSYLHCEWATEQQLVKDKRIQQKIKRFKLKQAQRALFFADMEEDPFNPDYVEVDRVLEVSYCEDKDTGEEVVYYLVKWCSLPYEDSTWELRDDVEQSKIEEFEQLQAVKPDLRRTERPPANLWKKREQSREYRNGNSLRDYQLEGVNWLLFNWYNRRNCILADEMGLGKTIQSITFLEEILRVGIKGPFLIIAPLSTIANWEREFRTWTYVNVIVYHGSMVSRQMLQQYEMYFRDAQGRVLRGGYRFQAVITTFEMILGGCPELNAIEWRCVIIDEAHRLKNKNCKLLEGFKLMNLEHKVLLTGTPLQNTVEELFSLLHFLEPARFPSENTFMQEFGDLKTEEQVQKLQGILKPMMLRRLKEDVEKKLAPKEETIIEVELTNIQKKYYRAILEKNFTFLAKGAGQANMPNLVNTMMELRKCCNHPYLIKGAEEKILEDFREVYSPTAMDFHLQAMVQSAGKLVLIDKLLPKMKAGGHRVLIFSQMVRCLDILEDYLIQRRYLYERIDGRVRGNMRQAAIDRFSKPDSERFVFLLCTRAGGLGINLTAADTCIIFDSDWNPQNDLQAQARCHRIGQNKAVKVYRLITRNSYEREMFDRASLKLGLDKAVLQSMSGRDNSLGGGAGGAAPPQQQLSKKEIEDLLRRGAYGAIMDEEDEGAKFCEEDIDQILQRRTKTITIESEGRGSTFAKASFVASGNRTDISLDDPNFWDKWAQKADIDADEANGRNSLVIDTPRVRKQTRPFSATKDELAELSEGNSDSDDTKPKLRRNHDRTNSYGRTECFRVEKNLLVYGWGRWKDILNHGRFKKQLTERDVESICRALLSYCLVHYRGDDKIKSFMWDLIAPTEDGRTKELQNHLGLSAPVPRGRKGKKMKIQSSSFDIHKAEWLRKHNPEHMLQDDGYKKHLKHHCNKVLLRVRMLYYLKQEVIGSQAQRVLDGVDSSEIKIWVPDPDHSELPVLWWDAICDKCLLLGVYKHGYEKYNTVRADPTLCFLDRAGRPDEKAIAAEQRGNDFMDGDVDDPEYKPAPALLKDDMEDDASSPGDLVITDNAGDAVPVTGGETSYWPSPSVLTARLRRLITASQRYTKSRQILQIHQIHQTQTPSPSTAMLSAPLCPLPPSLNDTLNPKMVAKIERQQRWTRREEADFYRVVSTFGVVFDPNLARFDWTKFRAMARLHKKTDESLQKYLCAFTAMCRRVCRLPPKEGDSSVDPSLTIQPITEERASRTLYRVELLRQVREQVLCHQLLYERLPLCQMSSDLPVWWEAGTHDRDLLIGAAKHGVSRTDYHILRDPELSFMAAQRNYSQTKAAQQQSRTSTPLLHPQCPAPSSVPTASPLPPLPPPPSSSAQREAEPSGVVPKVEPASEGEEGREKQGESWSPPPPAPATPTGLEEKPLTDASDKERQMVAARTKPLTPNSSERKPKKARKRSRREAKRGSESDSGGSSSSSSSRSSSSSSSSSSSSSHSGSSSSSSSSSCSSGSSSSSSSSSSSDSESEGEEGKKKVPAATIVKGYDEDSVASLSTTQDEAPDTHVAENGITNSSSHPFQGGGYMLAASYWPKDRVIINRLDSICQVVLKGKWPGTRRVYEPGGAVASFYTTKLLDHANSLCEDPSASPQGSKVTKHVAENKEFSVKLNDQEGGLKLTFQKQGLPLKRPLEVEEGPQAQQQYLARLHELQSASDTGLADITKPQCSFQTVPPGLTGQMRLNGVLDGQPAVKRRRGRRKNVEGMDLLSMNRSTAPSAPEQVPPGWGGIGQVGAASASVPGFSQSSAQAPSDTDSRVPVINLKDGTRLAGDDAPRRKDLEQWLTEHPGFVADTGAFIPDVNKMQMQFHFQDGRPKQKRHRCRNPNKIDVNSLTGEERVQIINRRNARKVGGAFAPPLKELCRFLQENPEYGVPPEWADVVKQSGYLPESMFDRILTGPIVPEEVSRRGRRPKNPLAKAGTAAAAAAAAAPSQAASALGLNPLLSNGLLSGMDLSSLQAFQQNLQSLQSLQLTAGLMGLPSDASNLAASNLAAMFPMMLSGMAGLPNLLGMSSLHGKPAQEGTGSSEEKAKGTASGAPAEPSASKAPAHTSDTKGERTEGSNTTPSSTSSSSSSTTAPQSASAASAASSQPLSLNPLLLSSMLYPGMLLTPGLNPPASAARPQSSNSDPDLAPARPPPPAASRSSTQGMERLAAEREEEEEEDDDDEEEDSVEQKENSGPECSGKAESSSSESGGSSSSDDSDSSD